One genomic segment of Polyangiaceae bacterium includes these proteins:
- a CDS encoding DUF4126 domain-containing protein, protein MDALEIALSLCLGVGLAAACGFRVFVPPLILAIAVRLSLPVADTAPAWMGSWVSIAVLAVASALELVAYYVPWLDNALDSVASPMAVIAGILLTAGVTSGLHPGVQWTLAVIAGGGAAGLTQTATVFTRALSTAATGGLANFLVSTLEAFAAIAVAVLTLVFAPLAVLVLTLICVWFVRLWRRRRAARAAKMRAATA, encoded by the coding sequence GTGGACGCGCTCGAGATCGCACTCAGTCTGTGCCTCGGAGTGGGACTCGCCGCCGCTTGCGGGTTTCGCGTGTTCGTGCCGCCGCTGATCCTCGCCATTGCGGTGCGGCTCTCGCTCCCTGTCGCCGATACGGCACCGGCGTGGATGGGTAGCTGGGTGAGCATCGCGGTGCTCGCGGTCGCCAGCGCGCTCGAACTCGTTGCCTACTACGTGCCCTGGCTCGACAATGCGCTGGACAGCGTCGCGAGCCCCATGGCGGTGATCGCCGGGATCTTGCTGACGGCTGGAGTCACCAGTGGCTTGCATCCCGGGGTGCAATGGACCCTGGCCGTGATCGCCGGGGGCGGAGCAGCAGGGCTCACCCAGACCGCGACCGTCTTCACGCGTGCACTCAGCACGGCCGCGACGGGCGGACTTGCCAACTTCCTGGTCTCGACGCTGGAGGCCTTTGCCGCGATCGCGGTAGCAGTCCTGACGCTGGTGTTCGCCCCCCTGGCGGTTCTCGTTCTGACGCTCATCTGCGTGTGGTTCGTGCGCTTGTGGCGTCGTCGGCGTGCGGCCCGCGCCGCCAAGATGCGCGCCGCCACGGCTTGA